Sequence from the Terriglobales bacterium genome:
GTGCGCCGTCGCGATCGTGATCCCCCGCTCCCGCTCCTCGGGCGCGTTGTCTATCGAATCGAACGAGCGGAACGCCACCTTCGGGTTGTGCTTCGACAGCACTTTGGTGATCGCCGCCGTCAACGTCGTCTTCCCGTGGTCAATGTGCCCGATCGTCCCCACGTTCACGTGCGGCTTATTCCGTTCAAATTTCTCTTTCGCCATTGCCTCTGTTTACTCCCTTATCTCAGTGCTGCTTCAGTCTCAAAACACGC
This genomic interval carries:
- a CDS encoding GTP-binding protein, which encodes MAKEKFERNKPHVNVGTIGHIDHGKTTLTAAITKVLSKHNPKVAFRSFDSIDNAPEERERGITIATAH